The stretch of DNA GTGCCGGAGCCGATGATGCTGCCCGCGCCCAGCTCGCGCGTCTTGGCGGCATGGGCGATCAGCTGGGCGAAGCTGAAGGTCATGTCCTCGCCCGCGTTGGGGCGGCCGAAGGGGCTGTCGTTGAGCGTCACCAGGAGCGGCAGGTGCAGCTTGCTGTCCTGCCAGGCCTCGCCCAGCTCGTCGGGGGTGACCGCCACCGGCGAGAAGGCGCTGGCCGGCTTGGACTGGTAGAAGCCGAAGCCCTTGGCCAGCTCGTTCGGAATCAGGTTGCGCAGCGAGACGTCGTTTACCAGCATCACCAGGCGGATCGCCGCGGCCGCTTCTTCGCTTGATGCGCCCATCGGCACGTCGCCGGTGACCACCGCCACCTCGGCCTCCAGGTCCACGCCCCACTCTTCCGAGAGCACGGCGATCGGGTCGCAGGGACCCACGAAGGAATCCGAGCCGCCCTGGTACATCAGCGGATCGCTGTAGAAGGATTCGGGCAATTCGGCGCCGCGCGCCTTGCGCACCAGCTCGACGTGGTTGATGTAGGCCGAACCGTCGCACCATTGATAGGCGCGCGGCAATGGCGAATGGCATTCTTCTTCGATGAAGGATTCGGCCTTGTCGGCGGTGCCCGCGTTCAGGCGCTCGTACACCTTCTGCAGCTGCGGCGCCACCTCCTCCCAGTTGTCGAGCGCGCACTGCAGCGTGCGCGCGATCTTCGGGACGGCCTGGCAGGTGACCAGATCGCGGCTGACGACGACCAGCGTGCCGTCGCGGCCGCCGGTCTTGAGGGTGGCAAGTTTCATGGCGTTTCCTTCCCTTGGTGTTTGCTTTTCGCCATTAGAGAACAAAACGTACTATCATTCAAACAGTATTTTTCGCTCGATTTATTAGATAAGCTTATGAATCCGACCTTGCGCCAGATGCGCGCATTCGTGGCCCTGGCCAAGACGGGTAACTTTACGCTTGCCGCGCAGGCGATGCACGTCACGCAATCGGCGCTTTCGGGTTTGATCAAGGAGCTCGAGCAGACCCTGGGCGCCAAGGTGGTCGACCGCAGCACGCGCCGCGCCCTGCTCACCGACATCGGCAAGGAACTCTATCCGCTGTTCAGCCAGATGATCGACGACCTCGACGGCGCCCTGGCCAATGTTGCCGACCACACGCGCCTGAAAAAGGGCATCGTGCGCATCGCCGCGCCCCAGCTGCTGTCCTGCACCCTGATGCCGGAGGCGATCGCCGCCTACCGCGCCCGCTACCCCGACATCGAGGTGCGCCTGGGCGACACCGGCGTGGAAAGCGTGGTCACGCGCGTGCTGTCCGGCGAAGCCGATGTCGGCATCGGCCCGGAGCGCGCGCCGGCGCCGCCGCTCGACGCCCGGCTGCTGTTCGAGATGCCCTTTGCGCTGGTGTTCCCGAAAGGGCATGCACTGGAGCGGCAGGCGCGCGTCACCTGGAAGGACGTCGCGCGCTATCCGCTGATCTCGCTGCAGGGCCAGTTCACAGAGCGCCTGCTGGACGACATGCACGCCGCGCTGCACGCGCCGTCCGTCAAGCCTGCCTACGAGCTCACCTTCATGACCACGGCACTGGCCATGGCCGCCGCCGGGCAGGGCGTGACGGTCTGCCTGCCCTACGCCGCGCCGCTGGCCACGCTGTACGGCCTGGTGATGCGCCAGCTGGAGGAACCGGTGCTCACGCGCCGCTTCTTCCTCTACACGCGCCCGGGCCGCACGCTGTCGCCGGCGGCGGAGAGCTTCATCGCCTTCCTCGGCGCGTTCGTCGACAAGCGCGCGCCCGGTCCGGCAGCGTGACGGCGCCGGAGCGCGGCGCGCCTCACCTGGCCGCTTTCGCGGACGGATAGAAGACCTGCTCGCCGCCCGCCTTGAACGAGGCGATCAGCCCCTGCCCTTCAGGTGAGGTCATCCACTCGACCAGCTGCATCGCGCCCTTGTAGTTGACGTGCTTGTGGCGCTCGGGATTGACGGCGATGATGCCGTAGGGGTTGAACATCTTCGGGTCGCCCTCGACCGCGATCTGCAGGCCGGTCTTGGCCTTGTAGGCGACATAGGTGGCGCGGTCGGTCAAGGTGTACGCGTTCATTTCCGCCGCCATGTTCAGCACTTCGCCCATGCCCAGCCCGGCGGAGATATAGGCGGCGCCCTGCGGCTGGGCGCCGGCCTGCTTCCAGTAGGCCTTCTCCATCTGGTCGGTGCCCGAGTTGTCGCCGCGCGAGACGAAACGCGCCCGGCTATCGGCGATCTTCTTCATCGCCGCGAGCACGTCCTTGCTGCCCTTGATGCCGGCCGGGTCGCTCACCGGACCGACCAGGATGAAGTCGTTGTACATCACGTCGCGGCGGTTGACGCCATGGCCTTCGGCGACGAACTTGTCTTCCGCCGCGCGGGCATGGACCAGGGTCACGTCGACGTCGCCGTTCTTCGCCAGCTCGAGGGCCTTGCCGGTGCCGACCGAGATCACGTTGACCTTCGAATTGGTCTTGCTCTCGAACTTGGGCAGCAGGTATTGCAGCAGGCCCGAGTTCTCGGTGCTGGTGGTGGTCGAGAGCTTGATGACCTGCTGGGCCAGGACGGGCGCCGTGGCGGCGAGCAGGAAGCCCAGCAGGGCAAGCTGTTTGTTCAGGAAGCGCATGGGTAGTAGTCCTTTCTAATGAATCTAGTGAAATCCATGTTGGCGCAGGATCGCCTGCCCGGCTGGACCCAGCACGAACCCGAGCAGGCGCTCGCCCTCGGCGGAACCGCTGCGCGCGGCGATGCCATAGCTGCTGCGCACGTTCAGGGCGTCGGGAATGCGCAGGATCTCGAGGCGCGGGACGGCCTGCTTCGTCAGTACCGCATTGGTGCAGTACATGACGTAGGCATCGGCCTTGTCCTGTTCGAATGCCGTCACATAGGGCAGCGTGCTGTCCGGCGCCAGCTCGGCGGTGCCGGATAGCTTGAGGGCCTTGGCATCGAGGATGGCGTACAGGCCCGGCTGGCGCCCGTCCGCCTTGCGGAAGAACTGCCAGGTGTAGTCGCCCATCGGATCGCTGCCGGGGGTGGAGGTCGCCAGCCGCAGCGTGGGCTTGCCCAGTTCACCCAGCAGATTCTCGGAGCGCAGCTTCAATTCGGGCCTGCTGACGACGCACAGCGCGTTGTGCGTGAACACGGCCGGCTCGCCCAGCAGTCCCTGCCGCGCCAGCGCCGCGGTATGCTCGCTCGACGCCGATGCGAACACGTCCACCGCGCGCCCGCCTTCGATGTCCTTGCGCAGCTTACCGGACGGACCGTACACGGCGCTGAACGCCGCGCCGCCGCCGGCACGGTAGGCTGCCAGCAGCTCGCCCATCGCGGCGCGCAGACTGCCGGCGGCCAGCAGCACCGGCTGGGAAGGCGCATCGCCTGCCGCCGACTGGGCCATGGCGCCCGGTGCCTGGAGCGCTGCCAGCAGCACCCAGGCCGCATGTCGTACGCGATGCTGTCGCATTCTTGCCCCATCCGTGGTTGTGGATGCGCCATCCTAAGCTATACTGAAAAACTTTCAATATGAATAAGTTTGCATATGTTGCGCATCAAGCTGTCCTACACCTTCGACGATGCGGCAGTCACCGGACAGCAGCTCGGCAATCCCTTGTTCGATATCCTGGGCGCCATCCATGCGTGCGGATCGGTGGGCGCGGCGGCGGCGCAGCTCGGGCTGTCCTACCGCCACATCTGGGGCGAACTGAAGCGCTTCGAGACGGCGCTGCGGGCCGACCTGATCGTCTGGGAACGGGGCAAGCGGGCGCGCCTGTCGCCCTTCGGCGAGAAGCTGCTGTTCGCCGAGCGGCGCGCGCGCATGCGGGTGCAGCCGCAGGTCGACAACCTGATCGCCGAAATGGAGCGCGAATTCGCCCTCGCCTTCGATCCGCAGGCGCACGTGATTCCCATGTACGCCAGCCATGACCTGGCCCTGCCGCGCCTGAAGGAATTCATGGCGCGCGACGCCAAGCTGCACCTGGACCTGCAATACCGCGGCAGCCTCGAATGCATCGCCGCCCTGTCGCGCGGCGACTGCCTGCTGGCGGGCTTCCATGTGAGCGAAGACCATGCGCCCGGCAGCATGACGCACCAGGCCTTCAAGTCCATGCTCAAGCCGGGCCGCCACAAGCTGATCAACTTCGTGGGCAGGCAGCAGGGCCTGATGGTGGCCGCCGGGAACCCGAAAGGCATCCACGGCGTCGAAGACCTGCGCCGCGCCGGCGTGCGCTTCGTGAACCGCCAGGGCGGCTCCGGCACCCGCGTCACCGTCGAGCAGCTGCTGGCCAAGGCCGGCGTGCAGCCCGCCGAGGTCGACGGCTTCGACCATGCCGAGCCGACCCATCTGGCCGTCGCCGCCAGCGTCGCATCGAACGTGGCCGATGCCGGCTTCGGCATCCAGGCCGCCGCCGCGGCCTTCGGGCTGGCCTTCGTCCCGGTGATCCGCGAGCAGTATTATTTCGTCTGCCTGAAGGAGGCGGTGGACCAGCCGCCCATCAGCACGCTGCGCGAGCTGCTGCGGCGCAGCGAGTGGCAGGCCTTGATCGCGGACCTGCCCGGCTACGACATCCAGCATGCCGGCGAAGTGGTGGCGCTGCGGCGCGCCTTCCCCTGGTATGCCTTCCGCACGCCGAAACGGCAGATGGCGTCCTGCACGTGAAACGGGCTGCACGTACAATAGCGTGCATTCCCGTTTTTGCTGCCGCCGATGTCCCTCAACACCATCGAGATCAACCGCTTGATGAACCGCTTCGACAGCCATGACAGCGTCTGGCTGTTCGGCTACGGTTCCCTGATCTTCAAGGCCGACTTCCCCTTCATCGAACGCCGTCCCGCCTCCATCGCCGGCTGGAGCCGCCGCTTCTGGCAGGGCTCGCACGACCACCGCGGCACCGAAAGCGCCCCGGGCCGGGTCCTGACCCTGGTGCCAGAAGAAGGCGCCACCTGCCACGGCATGGCCTACCTGGTCACGCCCGAGGAGTTCGCCCACCTCGACCACCGCGAAAAAAACGGCTACCTGCGCCTGGCCACCGAGATGACGTTCGAGGACGGCGGCAGGCTTGAGGGCATCGTCTACATCGCCACCGCCGACAACGCGGCCTACCTGGGGCCGGCCAGCGAGCGCGACATCGCGCGCCAGATCGCCACGGCGCACGGCCCGAGCGGGCCGAACAGCGAGTACCTGCTGGAACTGGCGCGCGCGCTGCGCGAACTGGGCAAGCACGACGAACACGTGCATGCCATCGAAGGCCACCTGGAAGAATTCACCCGGGCCGCGCGCTGAGCTTGCGTCGCTCCACCTTGAGCAGCAAGCGGACTTTCGGGCGCAAGGAGATATTCAGCACCGCCTCCGGCTCCGTCATCCCCTCTCCCTTCGCGAGCGTAAAACGCTGCAGCAGCATCGCCGCCACCACCGTCATCTCCGCCAGCGCCAGGTGCTGCCCCAGGCACACCCGCGGTCCGGTCCCGAAAGGCATGAAGGCCCCGCGCGGGATAGGCGGCGCATCCGCCCCGAAGCGCTCCGGCTGGAATTCATCCGGCGCCGGGAACCAGCGGGCGTCGCGGTGCATCAGGAACAGCGGGATCATGAACATGGTCCGTGCCGGCATAGTCCAGCCGCCCAGGGTGAACGCCCGCGTCGAACGGCGGCTCATCAGGATCGGCGCGGCCGGGTACAGACGCATCGTCTCGTTCAGGGTCCGGGCCAGGTAGGCGAGCCGCGGCAACGCCTCCTCGCCGGGGACGGCGCCCTGCAGCACCGCGTCGACCTCGCGCCGCGCCTTCTCCTGCGCCGCCGGATTGGCCGCCATGCACCAGGCCCACCAGCTCAGGCTTGCCGCCGTGGTCTCGTGCCCGGCAATGAAGGCCGTCATGCATTCGTCGCGCACCGCCGACAAGGGCCAGGCGGCCGCGTCCTGCCGGTGCAGCTCCAGCAGGCAGCTCAGCAGGTCCTGCGGCCAGACGTCGAGCGGCAAGGCCAGGCGGGCCTGGACATGGCGCGCGATCAGCGCCGTCAGCATGGCGCGCACCTGCCGCTTGCGGCGCTGCCATGGTAGCCAGTCGGGGCTGCTTACGGGCCAGAACATCTCGGCATTGGCGGCCACCAGCGCCTCCTGCACCGCGCTCTCCAGCGCGCGCGCATCAGGGCCGATCTCGGATGAGAACATCATGCGTTGAATCACGTCCATCGCCAGCGAGGTCAGCGCGCTTTCGATCGGCATCGCTTCTCCCGGCTGCCAGCCTGCCATTGCCGCCTCGGCTGCCGCCGCGATCGTCATAACGAAGGCCTTGACCGACTTCGGCGCGAACGCCGGCTGCAGCGCCTGGCGTTTCGCGGTCCAGCCCTTGCCCTCCGCGACCAGGACGCTGTCGCCCTGCAGATAGGCGAAGATGTCGATCCCGCGTTCCCAGCGCCGGACCGCGTCATGCTGACCCACCAGCAGCTCGCGCACCAGTTGCGGGTCGGTGACCACGACCTCGTGCTCCGGCCACACGCGCAGGTGGACCACGTCGCCATACGCCTGGCGCCAGCTCGCCAGGCTGCCGGGCAGGTCGCGCGCCATGGGCGCCAGCAGGCCCCAGCCGGTCAGGCCTGATGGCGGACCGGGCGGCCAGGCGCCGGACGGATGCCGGGTTGGCGCCGGATCGACGGAAGCGGGCGGCGTGCCATCCGCATGGAAGGGGCAGCGGGAGGTGTCGGGCGTATTCATGTCTCGCATTCTTCGCCGCTTTCGCCCCCGCGTCTTGAACGGAAACGACATCGACAGCCCGCGGGCGCCTGCCTATACTGCTGACTCATGGCCCCCGATCGTCACGATTGCCTGCACCCCTGCCCCAACCGGCTGGCGCGCGGGCCGCGCGTATGCAACGGGGGTAAGGCGCCGCATGACCGTCTCTACCTGGCGCCGCCGGCCCTGCAGGGCGCGATGCTGGCGCTGGTCAGCCGCGACACCTCCCGCCTCCTGCTCAACGACGCCCAGCGCCTGTCGCACTTCCCCGCTTCGCCAATCGTGACGCTGTCCTGGTTCGACGGAGCCGGAATGGGATTGCTTGACCCGGACACCGGCTGGCATCCCTTCGGCGCGCAAATGATGATCTCGGGCAGCCATTCGCGCCCGCTGACCACCTGGTCGCCGACTAGCGGGCGCGGCTACATGGCCTGCTTCCAGCCGGACACCATCTCCGCCCTGTTCGGCATCGAACTGGCGGCCATCCAGGACCGCTTCCTGCCGGCGCACACGGTCCTCGGTGCCGGCTGGCAGCCCTTCCTCGATGCCCTGCTGGCCGCGCCCGACGATGCCGCCGCCATGCGCCTGCTCGAAGCGCAGCTCGGCAAGCGCTGGCGCGCCGCGCAGGGCGGCGAATCGGGCCGTCCCTCGCTGCGCCAGATGGACCGGCACTGGGTACAGCGCCTGGCGTGGCAGGCGCACCAATGGCGCGACACGCACAGCGCGCGCCAGGTCGAGCGCCGCATCAAGTCCTTCAGCGGGCGCTCGCTGCGCGAATGGCAGTCGCTGGTGCGCACCGAAGGCCTGTTCTTTGCTGCCCGCGAACGCTACGAGACCGGCCAGCCCTTCGACTGGGCCACGCTGGCGCTGGACGAAGGCTTCTCGGACCAGGCCCACCTGAGCCGCGTCACCCGGCAGATCTGCGGCTTTCCCCCGACCGAATTCGCCGACCGCTACATCGAGGACGAGTCGTTCTGGATCTACCGGCTGTGGGTCTGAAGACCGGCCGAGCGCGGCCTGAAGTCCGCTAGAATCGCTGGACCATACGGAGCGCGTCGATGCCACGCGCCATATAACAAGGAGACAGGGATGTCGAAGAAGATGCTGATGGGCTTGTGCGCTTCGCTGCTACTGGCGATGCAGCCTGCCGTGGCGCAAACCAAGGCGCTTGAAGCCGCGCCGCAATACGATGCCGCGCTGGCCCAGTCGCTTGGTGCCGACGAGCGTGGCATGCGCCCCTACGTGTTTGTGATCCTCAAGACCGGCCCCAAGAACATCGAGGACAAGGCCGAGCGCGCGAAGATCTTCGAGGGCCACTTCGCCAACATGGGCAAGCTGGCGAGCGAGAAGAAACTGGTGTTCGCCGGACCGCTGGACGGCAAGGAAGGCCGCCGTGGCATTTTCGTGATCGCTACCCCGGACATCGAGGAAGCCAAGCGCTACGTGGCCACCGATCCAGTCATTTCAAGCGGGCTGATGGAGGCCGAATACCACAAGCTCTACGGCTCGGCGGCGCTGATGATGGTGAACGACGTACACAACAAGATCCAGAAGAAGCAGTAAGCCACCTGCCGATCTCAATCGGGC from Massilia varians encodes:
- a CDS encoding LysR family transcriptional regulator; the encoded protein is MNPTLRQMRAFVALAKTGNFTLAAQAMHVTQSALSGLIKELEQTLGAKVVDRSTRRALLTDIGKELYPLFSQMIDDLDGALANVADHTRLKKGIVRIAAPQLLSCTLMPEAIAAYRARYPDIEVRLGDTGVESVVTRVLSGEADVGIGPERAPAPPLDARLLFEMPFALVFPKGHALERQARVTWKDVARYPLISLQGQFTERLLDDMHAALHAPSVKPAYELTFMTTALAMAAAGQGVTVCLPYAAPLATLYGLVMRQLEEPVLTRRFFLYTRPGRTLSPAAESFIAFLGAFVDKRAPGPAA
- a CDS encoding YciI family protein, translated to MSKKMLMGLCASLLLAMQPAVAQTKALEAAPQYDAALAQSLGADERGMRPYVFVILKTGPKNIEDKAERAKIFEGHFANMGKLASEKKLVFAGPLDGKEGRRGIFVIATPDIEEAKRYVATDPVISSGLMEAEYHKLYGSAALMMVNDVHNKIQKKQ
- a CDS encoding fumarylacetoacetate hydrolase family protein: MKLATLKTGGRDGTLVVVSRDLVTCQAVPKIARTLQCALDNWEEVAPQLQKVYERLNAGTADKAESFIEEECHSPLPRAYQWCDGSAYINHVELVRKARGAELPESFYSDPLMYQGGSDSFVGPCDPIAVLSEEWGVDLEAEVAVVTGDVPMGASSEEAAAAIRLVMLVNDVSLRNLIPNELAKGFGFYQSKPASAFSPVAVTPDELGEAWQDSKLHLPLLVTLNDSPFGRPNAGEDMTFSFAQLIAHAAKTRELGAGSIIGSGTVSNKQGSLHGSSIGNGGVGYCCLAEVRMYETIEGGKPQTPFLRYGDTVRIEMVDQDGASIFGAIDQEVCPYHRKA
- a CDS encoding substrate-binding domain-containing protein, which translates into the protein MRFLNKQLALLGFLLAATAPVLAQQVIKLSTTTSTENSGLLQYLLPKFESKTNSKVNVISVGTGKALELAKNGDVDVTLVHARAAEDKFVAEGHGVNRRDVMYNDFILVGPVSDPAGIKGSKDVLAAMKKIADSRARFVSRGDNSGTDQMEKAYWKQAGAQPQGAAYISAGLGMGEVLNMAAEMNAYTLTDRATYVAYKAKTGLQIAVEGDPKMFNPYGIIAVNPERHKHVNYKGAMQLVEWMTSPEGQGLIASFKAGGEQVFYPSAKAAR
- a CDS encoding extracellular solute-binding protein, whose protein sequence is MRQHRVRHAAWVLLAALQAPGAMAQSAAGDAPSQPVLLAAGSLRAAMGELLAAYRAGGGAAFSAVYGPSGKLRKDIEGGRAVDVFASASSEHTAALARQGLLGEPAVFTHNALCVVSRPELKLRSENLLGELGKPTLRLATSTPGSDPMGDYTWQFFRKADGRQPGLYAILDAKALKLSGTAELAPDSTLPYVTAFEQDKADAYVMYCTNAVLTKQAVPRLEILRIPDALNVRSSYGIAARSGSAEGERLLGFVLGPAGQAILRQHGFH
- a CDS encoding AraC family transcriptional regulator; amino-acid sequence: MAPDRHDCLHPCPNRLARGPRVCNGGKAPHDRLYLAPPALQGAMLALVSRDTSRLLLNDAQRLSHFPASPIVTLSWFDGAGMGLLDPDTGWHPFGAQMMISGSHSRPLTTWSPTSGRGYMACFQPDTISALFGIELAAIQDRFLPAHTVLGAGWQPFLDALLAAPDDAAAMRLLEAQLGKRWRAAQGGESGRPSLRQMDRHWVQRLAWQAHQWRDTHSARQVERRIKSFSGRSLREWQSLVRTEGLFFAARERYETGQPFDWATLALDEGFSDQAHLSRVTRQICGFPPTEFADRYIEDESFWIYRLWV
- a CDS encoding substrate-binding domain-containing protein, which encodes MLRIKLSYTFDDAAVTGQQLGNPLFDILGAIHACGSVGAAAAQLGLSYRHIWGELKRFETALRADLIVWERGKRARLSPFGEKLLFAERRARMRVQPQVDNLIAEMEREFALAFDPQAHVIPMYASHDLALPRLKEFMARDAKLHLDLQYRGSLECIAALSRGDCLLAGFHVSEDHAPGSMTHQAFKSMLKPGRHKLINFVGRQQGLMVAAGNPKGIHGVEDLRRAGVRFVNRQGGSGTRVTVEQLLAKAGVQPAEVDGFDHAEPTHLAVAASVASNVADAGFGIQAAAAAFGLAFVPVIREQYYFVCLKEAVDQPPISTLRELLRRSEWQALIADLPGYDIQHAGEVVALRRAFPWYAFRTPKRQMASCT
- a CDS encoding gamma-glutamylcyclotransferase, whose translation is MSLNTIEINRLMNRFDSHDSVWLFGYGSLIFKADFPFIERRPASIAGWSRRFWQGSHDHRGTESAPGRVLTLVPEEGATCHGMAYLVTPEEFAHLDHREKNGYLRLATEMTFEDGGRLEGIVYIATADNAAYLGPASERDIARQIATAHGPSGPNSEYLLELARALRELGKHDEHVHAIEGHLEEFTRAAR
- a CDS encoding cytochrome P450; translated protein: MNTPDTSRCPFHADGTPPASVDPAPTRHPSGAWPPGPPSGLTGWGLLAPMARDLPGSLASWRQAYGDVVHLRVWPEHEVVVTDPQLVRELLVGQHDAVRRWERGIDIFAYLQGDSVLVAEGKGWTAKRQALQPAFAPKSVKAFVMTIAAAAEAAMAGWQPGEAMPIESALTSLAMDVIQRMMFSSEIGPDARALESAVQEALVAANAEMFWPVSSPDWLPWQRRKRQVRAMLTALIARHVQARLALPLDVWPQDLLSCLLELHRQDAAAWPLSAVRDECMTAFIAGHETTAASLSWWAWCMAANPAAQEKARREVDAVLQGAVPGEEALPRLAYLARTLNETMRLYPAAPILMSRRSTRAFTLGGWTMPARTMFMIPLFLMHRDARWFPAPDEFQPERFGADAPPIPRGAFMPFGTGPRVCLGQHLALAEMTVVAAMLLQRFTLAKGEGMTEPEAVLNISLRPKVRLLLKVERRKLSARPG